Proteins co-encoded in one Cytophaga hutchinsonii ATCC 33406 genomic window:
- a CDS encoding sensor histidine kinase, with product MKYLFIVLLSAAIISVAGASPIVTYTNAAEKLNIGNKASIRIDTNQTYTIHQILSDTPEYVYPEAMPNLGLSSYVYWATFDLVNTSSENLILKFNQPLLNEITLYRTDGKSLSEITYSESEPFLSRKYYYPSYAFDMNANMGDTITYVLRFKSNEPIIFDVDIANQSVIAKEELQQELITGIFIGIIFVMLFYNLFIYFTVLDSSYLAYVCYIICIGLTHITLPGYGFKYIWPNFPAFNDLSVTLFSVFAAVFAIEFLKQFLRTKQHVPRVHKLFSLFEIIFICTLLIYFTGNKLLAFTIIQLITFVLCICIIVTAIKIIYIGYRPAIFFLTAWLILLLSACIFIAKDFDIIPYNFFTIHAMQIGSAVEVILLSFALADKINILKKEKELSQAQAVNALMQNKMILINQNIVLERKVGERTKEIENTNNELYKALAELKKAQTHLLNTEKISSMNPYPTDETNKTIHFIPSVANPLKKDLDDIHDLLNKYSMDTPADTIKKDSIKIDTSQNKNDNASIKAEMELLFNNIENRSVTKVPVTKGLRISYQLDHTDLKRIQVSESINSALTRLDSDIFNSIELVKNFSAMPEIECSSEKLQLALIHILTNAIQAIEEKKGAGDKGLLFIRTFSNNDNVSINIKDNGIGMTDEVKEKIFEPFFTTKAMGKGLGLSTALSIISAHNGTIELNTVCGEGTECIITLPINYVNNTADPSIGLY from the coding sequence ATGAAATATTTATTTATAGTATTGTTATCAGCAGCAATTATAAGCGTTGCAGGAGCCTCTCCTATTGTAACCTATACAAATGCCGCTGAAAAATTAAACATTGGCAATAAGGCTTCAATACGTATAGATACCAATCAGACATATACCATACATCAGATCTTATCAGATACTCCTGAATATGTGTATCCGGAAGCTATGCCAAACCTGGGTTTAAGTAGTTATGTTTATTGGGCAACCTTTGATCTGGTAAATACATCTTCTGAAAATTTAATCTTAAAATTTAACCAGCCGCTCTTAAATGAAATAACTCTTTACAGAACAGACGGCAAATCACTTTCAGAAATAACCTATTCGGAAAGCGAGCCTTTCCTATCAAGAAAATATTATTACCCCTCGTATGCATTTGACATGAACGCCAACATGGGCGATACCATTACCTATGTATTACGATTCAAAAGTAATGAACCCATTATTTTTGATGTTGACATTGCCAATCAATCTGTAATCGCTAAAGAAGAACTTCAGCAAGAACTCATAACGGGCATTTTTATAGGAATAATCTTTGTTATGCTTTTTTATAATTTATTTATTTATTTTACTGTTCTGGATTCAAGCTATCTCGCTTATGTTTGTTATATTATTTGCATCGGGCTAACTCATATAACATTACCAGGATATGGTTTTAAGTATATCTGGCCAAATTTTCCAGCCTTTAATGATTTATCTGTTACCCTATTTTCTGTTTTTGCGGCGGTATTTGCTATTGAATTTTTAAAACAATTTTTAAGAACAAAACAACACGTACCTCGTGTACATAAATTATTTTCATTATTTGAAATCATTTTCATCTGTACTCTTCTTATATATTTTACGGGTAACAAATTACTTGCATTCACGATTATACAGCTTATTACATTTGTTCTGTGTATATGCATAATAGTTACAGCAATAAAGATCATATACATTGGCTACAGGCCAGCTATATTCTTTCTGACAGCCTGGCTGATACTTTTACTTTCAGCATGTATTTTTATAGCAAAAGATTTTGATATTATTCCATATAATTTTTTTACTATCCATGCTATGCAGATTGGTTCTGCTGTTGAAGTGATTCTCCTTTCCTTTGCCCTCGCCGATAAAATAAACATTCTAAAAAAAGAAAAAGAATTGTCGCAAGCACAGGCAGTGAACGCATTGATGCAAAACAAAATGATCCTTATTAACCAGAATATTGTACTGGAAAGAAAAGTTGGTGAACGTACAAAAGAAATAGAGAATACAAATAACGAATTATACAAAGCACTTGCTGAACTAAAAAAAGCACAAACACACCTTCTCAACACAGAAAAAATATCTTCAATGAATCCATATCCAACAGATGAAACTAATAAAACCATCCATTTCATTCCATCTGTTGCTAATCCTTTAAAAAAAGATCTTGATGATATTCATGACTTGCTGAATAAATACAGCATGGATACTCCAGCAGATACTATTAAAAAAGACAGTATTAAAATTGATACCAGCCAGAACAAAAACGATAATGCATCGATCAAAGCAGAAATGGAGCTGTTGTTTAATAACATTGAAAACAGGTCTGTTACAAAAGTTCCTGTTACAAAAGGGCTGCGGATATCCTACCAATTAGATCATACTGATCTGAAAAGAATACAGGTTTCAGAAAGTATTAACTCAGCGTTAACACGTTTGGATTCTGATATTTTCAATTCTATTGAACTTGTTAAAAATTTTTCGGCTATGCCCGAAATAGAATGTTCTTCTGAAAAGCTGCAGCTGGCATTGATACATATTTTAACGAATGCCATACAGGCTATTGAAGAAAAAAAGGGTGCGGGAGACAAAGGTCTATTATTCATCCGTACGTTTTCAAATAACGATAACGTATCCATCAATATTAAAGATAATGGTATAGGGATGACGGATGAGGTAAAAGAAAAAATATTTGAACCTTTCTTCACCACTAAAGCTATGGGCAAGGGATTGGGCTTATCTACTGCCTTGTCCATCATAAGCGCTCATAATGGCACGATTGAATTGAATACAGTATGTGGGGAAGGCACAGAATGTATTATTACGCTGCCTATCAACTATGTAAATAACACTGCTGATCCATCCATAGGATTATACTAA
- a CDS encoding SH3 domain-containing protein: MKMQSLSPKIFIIAALFLTLVFNIQANSLKNNNITIGDSLFEKKDYQAAIIYYKKAFEEDHAFSQQMLSRMAMIEESADHYVMTLYYLNTMYSYYPDSRVIQKMEDLGDKYHLSGYSYTDLEYLISIYKEYYYYIIFSLSAIGIPFIVYLFLRYKKGIGLGMRPFIFVCILGGVFYLNNYDITPSMGIIKSDCIIMEGPSSGSAVVENIDAGHRVRVIRQEGIWYEIDWKNQYRFVRDVYLLPIGN, from the coding sequence ATGAAAATGCAAAGCCTAAGTCCTAAAATATTTATTATTGCCGCGCTTTTTTTAACCTTAGTTTTCAACATTCAAGCTAATTCATTAAAAAACAACAATATAACCATAGGAGATTCGCTGTTTGAAAAGAAAGATTATCAGGCAGCGATTATCTATTACAAAAAAGCCTTTGAAGAAGATCACGCATTTTCCCAACAGATGCTCTCCAGAATGGCTATGATTGAAGAATCTGCCGATCATTATGTAATGACCTTATATTATCTCAATACCATGTATTCGTATTACCCCGATAGCCGCGTAATTCAAAAAATGGAGGACCTTGGTGACAAATACCATTTAAGCGGTTATAGCTATACAGATCTGGAATACCTGATTTCAATTTATAAGGAATACTATTATTACATCATCTTCTCCCTGAGTGCGATTGGTATTCCATTCATTGTGTATTTATTTTTACGTTATAAAAAAGGCATTGGCCTGGGCATGCGCCCCTTTATTTTCGTATGTATTCTGGGTGGTGTATTCTATTTGAATAATTACGATATCACACCTTCCATGGGTATTATTAAAAGTGATTGCATTATAATGGAAGGTCCGTCATCGGGTTCTGCTGTTGTAGAAAATATTGATGCGGGCCACCGGGTACGTGTGATCCGGCAGGAAGGTATCTGGTACGAAATCGATTGGAAAAATCAATATCGCTTTGTACGCGATGTGTATTTACTTCCCATCGGAAATTAA
- a CDS encoding NFACT RNA binding domain-containing protein, which produces MHQAKLTEAFAPQADEICLVFQKTDATPFYIKVLLKDMFQCVFAPEEISKPKQNVHPYFTDIYGLSVIAVYAGRNDRSVVIEFMDGSCIVFKMYATRSNVLLLSKNNVTEIVRKVHTRDWDFSLDTIDKDIQFYPEQSVEEMLKPMYLPAMVNEYLKEQVAGLAGAECAKKMQGLYNRFATAEEYYIQLKDQQVSFCLWPTEYTIFSSTDLYETLSKFVQFYFRYNLFQERKIKLKSLLQKKAEGAEKYIKKTSEQLLLLYDLIPPNEIADVIMANLHDWKEGVKERELFDFYRNKTIVVQLKEKLSPQKMAEQLYKKSKNRHKQFKQLEVIVEERKLKQEGYKADLASLDSISDYKQLQALELKYQKEEKAVDEIFPFKRYQVNGFEIWVGRNASNNELLTLKYAHKDDLWLHARNVPGSHVVIKYQSGKSFPQDVIEKAAALAAYYSTLKNDSLCPVSYTQKKFVRKFKGGAIGSMKMEREDVIMVVPQDMKEAEGLKRK; this is translated from the coding sequence TTGCACCAAGCTAAACTTACGGAAGCATTTGCACCGCAGGCAGACGAAATCTGTTTGGTATTTCAGAAAACAGATGCGACACCTTTTTACATAAAGGTTTTATTGAAAGATATGTTTCAATGTGTATTCGCTCCGGAAGAAATTTCTAAACCAAAACAAAACGTACACCCATACTTTACCGATATTTATGGATTATCTGTAATTGCAGTATATGCCGGCAGAAACGATCGTAGCGTTGTGATTGAGTTTATGGATGGCTCCTGCATTGTATTTAAAATGTATGCAACCCGCTCAAACGTTTTACTGCTTTCAAAAAATAATGTAACAGAAATCGTAAGGAAAGTACATACACGCGATTGGGATTTTTCATTAGATACAATAGATAAAGACATTCAATTTTATCCGGAGCAATCGGTAGAAGAAATGTTAAAGCCGATGTATTTACCGGCAATGGTTAATGAGTATCTGAAAGAACAGGTTGCTGGTTTAGCAGGCGCTGAATGTGCCAAGAAAATGCAGGGTTTATACAATCGCTTTGCTACAGCGGAAGAATATTATATTCAGTTGAAGGATCAGCAGGTTAGCTTTTGTCTGTGGCCAACGGAGTATACAATTTTCTCCTCTACAGATTTGTATGAAACGCTATCTAAATTTGTTCAGTTTTATTTCCGGTATAATTTATTTCAGGAAAGAAAAATAAAGTTAAAAAGCTTACTGCAGAAGAAAGCAGAAGGCGCAGAAAAATACATTAAAAAAACATCCGAACAATTGCTGCTGTTGTACGACCTGATACCGCCCAATGAAATTGCCGATGTGATCATGGCAAATCTGCACGATTGGAAAGAAGGTGTTAAAGAACGTGAGCTGTTTGATTTTTATCGGAATAAAACAATTGTTGTACAGTTAAAAGAAAAACTCTCGCCACAGAAAATGGCAGAGCAGCTATATAAAAAATCAAAAAACAGACACAAGCAGTTTAAGCAATTAGAAGTTATTGTTGAAGAGCGTAAATTGAAACAGGAAGGTTATAAAGCAGATTTAGCCAGCCTGGATTCAATCTCTGATTACAAGCAGCTGCAGGCGCTTGAATTAAAATATCAGAAAGAAGAAAAAGCGGTAGATGAAATTTTTCCGTTTAAACGATATCAAGTAAATGGTTTTGAAATTTGGGTTGGAAGAAATGCGTCAAACAATGAACTGCTGACATTAAAGTATGCACATAAAGATGATTTATGGCTGCATGCACGAAATGTACCCGGTTCACACGTAGTCATTAAGTATCAATCGGGAAAATCTTTTCCGCAGGATGTTATTGAAAAGGCTGCTGCTTTGGCGGCGTACTATTCAACCTTAAAAAACGATAGCTTGTGTCCGGTTTCATACACACAAAAAAAATTCGTACGCAAGTTTAAAGGAGGAGCAATCGGTTCCATGAAAATGGAACGCGAAGATGTAATAATGGTCGTTCCGCAGGATATGAAGGAAGCAGAAGGGCTAAAGAGGAAATAG
- a CDS encoding alpha/beta fold hydrolase has protein sequence MESEVMPEKMEVIHVDGISVSYTYYKGGASFLFLFHGFGQTADIYTAFIPQVRSQYSVIAFELFTSLKNNKTYEPVISIPQWNALIEQLREKYSIEKFSILSFSMGTRFAVSMLELQALRIQRMVLIAPDGFGNTVWFRIATATYLSRKIFKAVMKHPETIKRIAKGMHKAGLLNQITYRFIERNLENKFLTEKIYQTWVYVRKLRMPPEAFISLINRHGIKLLFVLGKQDQLVAAGKIRSIAMQTHAQLMELELAHHKLTQTIDGGEVKRFLISDGK, from the coding sequence ATGGAATCTGAAGTAATGCCTGAAAAAATGGAAGTCATACATGTTGATGGTATTTCTGTGTCGTACACCTATTACAAAGGTGGTGCATCATTTCTGTTTTTATTTCACGGGTTTGGCCAAACAGCAGACATTTATACAGCATTCATACCTCAAGTGCGCAGCCAGTATTCGGTCATTGCGTTCGAGTTGTTTACTTCACTTAAAAATAATAAAACATACGAACCTGTCATTTCAATACCGCAGTGGAATGCACTCATTGAACAGCTGCGTGAAAAGTATTCCATTGAAAAATTTTCAATCCTTAGTTTCAGTATGGGTACCCGGTTTGCGGTAAGTATGCTGGAACTGCAAGCCTTACGGATACAGCGTATGGTACTGATTGCACCGGATGGTTTTGGTAATACAGTATGGTTCAGGATTGCAACGGCAACATATCTGTCCCGAAAAATTTTTAAAGCCGTTATGAAGCATCCGGAAACAATAAAACGGATTGCAAAAGGAATGCATAAAGCAGGTCTGCTGAATCAGATTACATACAGGTTTATTGAGCGCAACCTGGAAAATAAATTCCTTACAGAAAAAATTTATCAGACCTGGGTATATGTACGGAAGTTACGTATGCCGCCGGAGGCCTTTATTTCCCTGATCAACAGGCATGGTATTAAATTGCTGTTTGTGCTGGGTAAGCAGGATCAGCTTGTGGCAGCCGGTAAGATACGCAGTATTGCCATGCAAACACACGCACAACTCATGGAGCTGGAGCTGGCACACCATAAACTGACACAAACAATAGATGGAGGAGAAGTGAAACGTTTTTTAATTTCCGATGGGAAGTAA
- a CDS encoding sensor histidine kinase: protein MKCLCVFLLLLSGIISKCLGAFPIITYTSAAGKINIGNQAAIYADTNQTYTIHQILSGTPKRIYSSAMPNLGLSNHVYWATFNFVNISPEKLILKFNQPLLNEVTLYRADGKTLSEVTYSEKNVFFSRKYYYPFYAFDMNAGMGDTITYVLKFKSNEPIIFDVDIATESVIEKGELQQELLIGIFIGIIFVMFFYNLFIYFTVLDSSYLAYVFYIFCIGLSQITIPGYGFKYIWPTAPEFNDLSLILFATLATIFGIEFVKIFLKTKQHAPNLHKLFSLFEIIFSGILILYFADKKILAFTALQLLTFGLSVCIIVTAIKIIHMGYRPAIFFLSAWLVLLLGSCIFIGKDFGLVPYNFFTAHSMQIGSALEVTLLSLALADRINILKKEKETSQALALNALQQNEMIITNQNTILEKKVAERTKEIEQANNALYKALSELEKAETWLMHTEKEISPDASNAIPLKRETDDIFDLLTKYEMHAPSDNPQGKIIPLNTSHSTLDYSSIKEEIEQLLSGIEDGATRTAAVVKGLRVFSPLNDTDLKRICVTENINSVLTELHAEIAETINLTKNFSPLPQIECFPAKLNEVFINIINNALYAIKAKKDRADKGMLLISTYSDTKKIFISFKDNGIGMTDEVKAKIFEPFFTTKDIGNSSGLGMSVSLSIISDHNGTIELNTEYGKGTEVIITLPVNYTS, encoded by the coding sequence ATGAAATGTCTGTGTGTATTTCTATTGCTATTATCAGGAATAATTTCAAAATGTTTAGGAGCATTCCCTATCATAACATATACGTCTGCCGCTGGTAAAATAAATATTGGCAATCAAGCTGCCATATATGCAGACACAAATCAAACATATACAATACATCAGATTTTATCAGGCACTCCTAAACGTATTTATTCTTCAGCCATGCCAAACCTGGGTTTAAGCAATCATGTTTATTGGGCTACATTTAATTTCGTAAATATCTCACCTGAAAAATTAATTTTAAAGTTTAATCAGCCACTTTTAAATGAAGTAACTCTTTATAGAGCAGATGGAAAAACACTTTCAGAAGTAACGTATTCGGAAAAAAATGTTTTTTTCTCAAGAAAATATTACTATCCCTTTTATGCATTCGACATGAATGCCGGCATGGGTGATACCATTACGTATGTGTTAAAATTTAAAAGCAATGAACCAATTATTTTTGATGTTGATATTGCAACCGAATCTGTAATTGAGAAAGGAGAACTTCAGCAGGAACTTCTTATAGGTATTTTTATAGGAATAATTTTTGTAATGTTTTTTTATAATTTATTTATTTATTTTACTGTTCTGGATTCAAGTTATCTGGCTTACGTATTTTATATTTTTTGCATCGGCCTTAGCCAGATAACAATACCAGGGTACGGATTCAAATACATCTGGCCTACTGCCCCTGAATTTAATGATCTATCGCTTATATTATTTGCTACATTAGCTACTATATTCGGCATCGAATTTGTAAAAATTTTTTTAAAAACAAAACAACATGCACCCAACCTGCATAAATTGTTTTCATTATTTGAAATCATTTTCAGCGGCATTCTTATTCTATATTTTGCGGACAAAAAAATACTTGCATTTACAGCTTTACAGCTTTTAACATTTGGCCTAAGTGTATGTATTATTGTTACAGCAATAAAGATTATACACATGGGCTACCGGCCGGCGATATTTTTTCTATCGGCCTGGCTTGTACTCTTACTTGGGTCTTGTATTTTTATTGGAAAAGATTTTGGTTTAGTTCCATATAATTTTTTTACTGCCCATTCCATGCAGATCGGTTCTGCTTTGGAAGTAACACTGCTTTCCTTAGCATTAGCAGATCGGATAAACATACTCAAAAAGGAAAAAGAAACCTCGCAAGCACTTGCCTTGAATGCATTACAACAAAATGAAATGATTATTACGAACCAGAATACCATACTGGAAAAGAAAGTAGCAGAACGTACAAAAGAAATTGAGCAAGCCAATAATGCATTATATAAAGCACTTTCTGAATTAGAAAAAGCAGAGACATGGCTTATGCATACAGAAAAAGAAATTTCACCGGATGCATCGAATGCGATTCCTTTAAAAAGAGAAACAGATGATATTTTTGATTTATTAACTAAATATGAAATGCATGCACCTTCTGATAATCCGCAAGGTAAAATCATTCCATTAAATACTTCACACAGTACGCTTGATTATTCATCCATCAAAGAAGAAATTGAGCAGCTGCTTAGCGGCATTGAAGATGGTGCTACACGCACAGCAGCTGTTGTAAAAGGACTTCGGGTATTTTCGCCATTAAATGATACAGACCTGAAAAGAATATGTGTTACAGAGAACATCAATTCTGTCTTAACAGAGCTGCATGCTGAAATTGCAGAAACCATAAATCTTACAAAAAATTTTAGCCCCCTTCCGCAAATAGAATGCTTTCCGGCTAAGCTGAATGAGGTATTTATAAATATCATCAACAATGCCTTATATGCCATTAAAGCAAAAAAAGATCGCGCAGATAAAGGCATGCTGCTTATAAGCACCTATTCCGACACAAAAAAAATATTCATCAGCTTTAAGGATAATGGTATAGGAATGACTGATGAAGTAAAGGCAAAAATCTTTGAGCCGTTCTTTACTACCAAAGACATAGGAAACAGTTCGGGATTAGGAATGTCTGTAAGCCTTTCCATTATAAGCGATCACAATGGTACAATTGAATTGAACACAGAATATGGTAAAGGAACAGAGGTTATCATTACCCTGCCTGTTAATTACACAAGCTAG
- a CDS encoding family 16 glycosylhydrolase → MFKRLILSLLILSSIHVYAQEKPYLGAEIRTIETFLYGKFEVRMKPAEASGIIYSFFTFYDEADFATSWNEIDIEVLGRYSNEVQFNAITGNHLMSEKRYVLPFNPHENFHDYAFTWTPQYIAWSVDGAEVYRLTGNAAVKMNHPQKLMMNIWPSSAVGWAGKIDVTKFPLEAGYDYVKYYTYQPASKDTFKLKWTDNFDKLDYGRWQLATHTFDTNECVFTPDNAVVEEGILKLKLTKPVDEEIVPLPTQFIESATCIPNRSKKYAMYIPVKVKFYAPMSRVYYNPEFFTVSEGVVKHVYFDVDRTYVILYVDGLDIRKIKTQKVFYKPASSDAEKFIQDVIIK, encoded by the coding sequence ATGTTTAAGCGACTCATTCTTTCTTTACTTATTCTTAGTTCCATACACGTATATGCGCAGGAGAAGCCTTACCTGGGGGCTGAAATCCGTACGATAGAAACGTTTTTGTACGGTAAGTTTGAAGTACGCATGAAACCTGCTGAAGCAAGCGGTATCATCTATTCATTTTTTACCTTTTACGATGAAGCAGATTTTGCTACCAGCTGGAATGAAATTGATATAGAAGTGTTAGGACGCTATTCAAACGAAGTGCAGTTCAATGCCATTACCGGCAATCACCTGATGTCTGAAAAGCGCTACGTGCTGCCATTCAACCCGCACGAAAATTTTCACGATTATGCTTTTACCTGGACACCGCAATACATTGCCTGGTCGGTAGATGGGGCAGAGGTATACCGCTTAACGGGTAATGCAGCTGTTAAAATGAATCACCCGCAAAAATTAATGATGAACATCTGGCCAAGCAGTGCCGTTGGCTGGGCAGGCAAAATAGATGTAACTAAATTTCCGCTGGAAGCCGGATATGATTATGTTAAATATTATACCTATCAGCCCGCATCAAAAGATACGTTTAAATTAAAGTGGACAGATAATTTTGATAAACTGGATTATGGTCGCTGGCAATTGGCAACACATACGTTTGATACAAATGAATGTGTATTCACTCCGGATAACGCTGTAGTAGAAGAGGGGATTTTAAAACTCAAACTTACAAAGCCGGTAGATGAAGAGATCGTACCGCTGCCTACGCAATTTATTGAGTCGGCAACGTGTATACCGAACAGGTCAAAAAAATATGCGATGTACATTCCTGTGAAAGTTAAATTTTACGCACCCATGAGCCGTGTGTATTACAACCCCGAATTCTTTACAGTAAGTGAAGGTGTTGTGAAGCATGTGTATTTTGATGTAGATCGGACGTATGTAATTTTATATGTGGATGGATTGGATATCCGTAAAATCAAAACACAAAAAGTTTTTTATAAACCTGCTAGTTCCGATGCAGAAAAGTTTATACAGGATGTTATAATTAAATAG